The genomic region CCACTGCGATCGTGGCAACGCAAGGTCCCTCCGGCCTGCTCGGACGCTGATGACATCGCGCCCTCGCTTCACGGCCGTCGGGATGACGACGCTTACGAATCAAGACCAGAGACGAAAAATGGAAACCACACAAGCACCCGTCACCACCATCGCCGAACTGGGCAAGCATGACGGCCAGACCGTCACTCTGCGCGGCTGGCTGTACAACAAGCGTGAAAGCGGCAAGCTCATCTTTCCCATCTTCCGTGACGGCACCGGAGTGGTCCAGGGCGTGGTCCCCAAGAACCAGGTTGCGCCGGAAGTTTTTGACACGCTGCATGCCCTGACCGACGAATCCAGCGTGATCGTCACCGGCAAAGTGCGCGCCGATAAGCGCGCCCCCGGCGGCTTCGAGCTTGACGTCATCGGCGTGAAGGTTATCCAGCGCGTTCCGGAAGACGATCCGTTTCCCATCGCGCGCAAAGAGCACGGTATTGATTTCCTGATGGAAAACCGCCATCTCTGGATTCGGACGCCCCGGCAGGCCGCTATTCTCCGCATTCGCGCGGAAATCATACGCGCCGCGCGCGGGTACTTTGACGACCGCGGTTACACCCTGACTGACCCGCCCATCCTCACGCCGGCCGCGTGTGAAGGCACATCGACGTTATTCCCTGTGAAGTATTTTGAGGAAGACGCGTTCCTCACCCAATCCGGCCAGCTCTACATTGAAGCCACGGCCATGGCGCTGGGCAAGGTGTACTCGTTTGGTCCGACGTTCCGCGCGGAAAAATCCAAGACGCGCCGCCACCTGACCGAGTTCTGGATGGTGGAACCGGAAGTCGCCTACTTCGAACTGCATGACCTGATGGAGCTGGCGGAAAACTTCATCAGCCATCTGGTGCAGAGCGTGCTCGCCCATCGCCCGGACGATTTGAAGACCGTTGGCCGCGACCCGGCGAAGCTGGAAAACATCAAGCCGCCTTTCCCCCGCATCACCTATGACGAAGCCGTGAAAATGCTGCAGGAAGGCCACGCCAAAGGCCTGGTGGAGCACAAGTTCGAGTGGGGTGGAGATTTCGGCTCGCCTGACGAAACTTACTTGTCTTCGCAATTTGATAAGCCGGTGATGGTGCATCGCTACCCCACACAGGTAAAAGCGTTTTACATGGAGCCCGATCCGCAGCGTCCTGAGCTTGCGTTGTGCGTGGACGTGCTGGCGCCGGAAGGTTACGGCGAGATCATCGGCGGCTCGCAACGCATTGGCGACTACGAGCTCTTGCGCAAGCGGATTCAGGAACACAATCTGCCGGAAGAATCCTTCAAGTGGTATCTGGACTTGCGCAAGTACGGCGGCGTGCCGCACTCCGGATTTGGCATGGGCATTGAGCGCGCCGTCGCATGGATCTGCGGACTGGAGCACGTGCGCGAGACAATTCCTTTCGCCCGTACGCTGACGCGAATTTATCCCTAAACACTTTATCCTTTAGCACGAAGCGACAAATTTATGCCGGAAATGACAACGCCAACCGCCAACAAGACTGAGACCGCCAGGCCCGTGGTCGGGGACAATATTGCTCCCAAGAAGATCCGCATTTTAGGCGTGCCGCTGGACCTGGGCGCCTCCCGCCGCGGCGTGGACATGGGCCCTTCCGCGGTTCGCGTCGCCGGACTGGAAGCGCGTCTGGAAGCCCTGGGCCACATTGTTGAAGATGGCGGCAATGTGGCCGTGGCCATCGCCGAGCAGAAGAAAGAAGGCGATCCCCACGCCAAATATCTGAAAGAAATCACCGCTACCTGTACCAAACATGCGGACATGGTGGCCAAGACTTTGGAAACGGGGAAATTCCCTCTCAGCCTGGGTGGCGACCACTCCATGGCCGCGGGCACGGTGGCCGGCGTGGCGGAGTTTTACCGCCGCCAGAACCAGAAGATCGGCCTGATCTGGATTGACGCCCACGCCGACATCAACACCCCGGAGACCTCGCCCAGCGGCAACGTCCACGGCATGCCGCTGGCGGCGATTCTCGGGCTGGGCCCCGGCGATTTGAGCAACATCTGCGGGTTCTCTCCCAAAGTCCAGCCGGAGAATTGCGTGCTGATCGGCGTGCGCGACATTGACGCCCGCGAGAAAGAAAATATCAAGAAGACCGGCGTGGAAGTCTATACCATGCGCGATATTGACGAACGCGGCATGCGCACCATTACCGAAGAAGCCCTGCGCGTGGCCGGACGCGGCACCGCCGGATATCACGTGTCGCTGGACATGGACTGGATTGATCCGGAAGACGCGCCGGGCGTGGGCACTCCGGTGCGCGGCGGCGCCAGTTATCGCGAGGCCCACCTGGCCATGGAGATCATCGCCGACCACGGCCGCATGGTCAGCTTTGAAATCGTGGAGGTCAACCCGGTGATTGACGAACACAACCGTACCGCTGACCTGGCTGTGGAACTGGCGCTGTCAGCGTTTGGGAAGAAGATCCTGTAGCGGAAGTTTTTACCGCGGATTTACGCGGATGAACGCGGATAGCACGACAAAAACCTGGACGTAGAGACGTAGCACCGCTACGTCTCCCAGCGCCGCAAGAGGCTTGCGCGCCGCCTATGTTAAAGTCTTGATAGTTGAGCCTGGGGAGCAACACGATGCGCAAAACTTTGACCGCCGGTCTCTTGCTTCTGGTCGCGACCCTGGCTGGCTTTGCCCAAACGCAGGCCCCGCCCACGCGCGGTCCCTCCACCGCGGAAGAGCGCAAACGTTTCGTGGCCATCGCCCACAAGATGGAAGAGTCGCCATTGGATCCCGCACTGCGCAAAGAGCGCGACTGGGCGTTACGCTGGCTCATCGCCATCCCGGACATCACCGTGGACGCCTGCTACACCACTGAAATCCTCAAGGGCTTCGCCAACTCCCAGTACCGCTACATTGCGGAAGTCAACGGGCAGTATTCCTTCTCCATGGCGGTGTTCATGATCGAGCATCCCGACAAGGCGAAGGACGCAGCAGCCACCAACACCGCCGGGGCCGAAGGCGCGGTCAAGGCGTACCGGGCCATTCTGCGCAGCGACCCGGAGGCCCAGTCGCGGGTCCTTGAAGACCTCTCCGCCCGGCAGCGCGAAGGCAAGCTGGCCGACTTCGTGAAAGAAGCCACTAAACAACCCTGCAAGAACCCTGATTCCGGGGACGACAGCTCGTCGTAACGGCTCTTCCGTTTCACAAATTGAGCTGAAATCACTGCGCCTGCGCTGGTAGAATGCGGCGGTCTTGCACCATACGTCACTGAGGTAATCCATGTTCTGCGGGCGATGCGGACAACAGATTCCTGACGCTTCTGAACTTTGCCCGCTTTGCGGTCAGCCCGCGAGCATAAACCTCCCGCCTCCCAATCCGGACCAGCATGAGGCGATCGCGCCGGTCACGGCTCCGGTGAGCGCGCTGGTGGAGCAGCGGCCCATTGATCCTAAACTGAAGGGCGTTGGTGGATGGCTCTTGTTCTTCTGCGTAGTCATCACTATTCTGACCCCGCTGGGAGCGGTAAGAGAACTGGCCTTAGACGATTTGTTCTCCACGGAAAATCTTGTGGTGGTGGTGGTTGCGGTGTTTGGACTCGTCGTGGGACTCATTGTATGGAGCGCACAACGCCTGGCCATACCCCTGCTGAGGGCCTACTTTATCTTCATGGCGATCATTGCGGTCCTGGGCGTGGTTGGAGCGGTTGTTGAGATGCAAGGTGTGAAAGCCGAACCCGGCTCAACGGTGGATGGGAATTCTATGGTCGCGTTCGTCGCAAGTTTTCGGTCGTTGATATTCGTGCTGATCTGGGGCACTTACTTTCACAAGTCGGAGCGCGTGCGCGCCACCTTTGGGCGCAATTTGTGGGGCCGCACTGTGCCGCGCTTGGATCCATAGCTCCACGAGTTAATCATGTTCTGCGCGCGCTGCGGACAACAGATTCCGGACGCTTCTGAACTTTGCCCGCTTTGCGGACGTGAGGCGGTCCTGCATCTCCCGCCTTCCTCCCCCAGCGATCCGCTCGCAGCTCCGCACGCAAGCCCCCAGGTCCAACCCCGCGCCAGGGTTGCATTCGGCGGAGGCCCCATCGGCGTTGGCGGCTGGCTGCTGTTCTTCTGCATAACCATCACTATTCTCAGTCCCGTCGCAATCTTTAGCCAATCAGCCGCATTGATCCGGCGGCGCGGCCTGCAAACCAGCACAGGTACCCTAATTTACGTGGCCCGCGCGGCCTACGGCATCGTGGTGGGAATCTTTCTCTGGATGGGCCATCCTGTTGCGATGTTCCTGCTCCGCATCTACTTTGCCATTCTGAGCTTCTCAATCCTCATTGCGATTCTGTTTGTTGTGCTAGCGGGTTTACGTGGAGCAAACCCTGTAGCTATTTCTGAGTCCGCGGCGCCTGTTATGCAGCTGACGGCTTACGTGTTGATATGGGCTTCTTATTTCCTCAAATCCGTACGCGTGCGGAACACCTACGGCCGAAATCTCTAGCGCATATCGGGACAGGTTCCTTCGCCCTCTTTGCGTCCTTGGCGGTGAATATTTACATTAGTTCCTGATGAGCAAAACCAGGGTTGGTGTCCTTTTTGGCGGCCGCAGCGGCGAACATGAGGTTTCGTTGCTGTCTGCGGCCTCCGTTCTCAACGCAATCAATAAAGATAAATATGACGTGGTGCCGATCGGCATCACCAAGGAAGGCCGCTGGCTGGCTCCGGCACACGCGGAGCTGCTGTTGCGCGGAGAAACGTTGCGCGGAGAAGCGCCGCGTGGCGAGAAGCCCGGCGAGCATCCGGAAGCCTACTCACGCCACCTCCGCGCCGGCGACCCGGAAGCCACAACGTCCGCCGCTCTGCTGGCCAGAGGCGAAGCCGTGATCGTGCCGCCCTCGCCGCAAGCCCACGGGCTGTTTCCCTTCGAAAGCGCAGCCAAGGGCGGTGTCACAAGAGAAGAACAGGGCATCCAGGTGGATGTGATCTTCCCCGTGATGCACGGCACCTTCGGCGAAGACGGCACCATCCAGGGCCTGCTCGAACTGGCTGACATTCCCTACGTCGGCGCAGGGGTGCTCGGCTCTGCCGCCGGCATGGACAAGGACGTGATGAAGAAACTCTTCGCCGCCGCCGGACTGGCGATCGTCAAGCACGTCACGGTGCTGCGCGCGCAGTGGGAGAAAGAGCCGAAGAAAGTCATTAAAGAAATCGAAAAGAAGCTGAAGTATCCCGTGTTCGTCAAACCCGCTAACCTGGGGTCATCGGTGGGCATTTCCAAAGTACACGACCGCAAGGAGCTTGCGCCGGCCATGGACGAAGCGGCGCGCTACGATCGCAAGATCGTTATTGAAGAAGGCGTGGGCGGCAAGAAGCATAAAGCGCGCGAGCTGGAATGCTCAGTCCTGGGCAACGATGAGCCGCAGGCCTCCATCGTCGGTGAGATTGTGCCCGGAGCCGAGTTTTACAGCTATGACGCCAAGTATGTAGATGAAGGCTCCAAGCCGCTGATCCCGGCGCCCATCAGCAAGAAGCTCATGAAGCAGACGCAGGAGATGGCCATCCGTGCTTTTCAGGCAGTGGACTGCTCCGGCCTGGCCCGTGTGGACTTTCTGATGGACCCCAAATCAGGCCGAGTCTATTTGAATGAGATCAACACAATGCCCGGGTTTACCTCCATCAGCATGTATCCCAAGCTGTGGGCGGCGTCCGGCCTGGAGTACCCGGACCTGATTGACCGCCTGATCCAGCTGGCATTTGAGCGGTTTGAGGAAAAGAAGAAGAACCGGTACAGCAAGGCTTGACGTGAATTTCATTCTTATCCGTGGCTAGTCCCCAAGCACGGCTGACCAATGCCACTTCCCTGCGGAGTCCTTCTCAAACATCATCTCCAGCGGAAAAGGAGATTTCGCCGACGCGTGAAACCCAGGACGCCCCATGCAATAGGGTTTCTTGCACGGAGCTGCGTTAGCGACTGTAGCGTTTACCGCCGACTGCCAGAAATTCGGCCAGCCGATGATGGTGCTGATGTTTTTTAATGCCGTATCGCGGTCAATCAATCCGTCGAGCGCCCATTGAAATTTCGGGGACATCGTCTGCTTGAGCGCCGCCGGGTCGCGCTGTTTTACGACAGCGCGGAAGTGGGCGTAAAAGGCATCAAAATCGCTCTGGCCCGAGGGCTTGGTTTGCGGGATTGCTGAAACGGTTGCGATGCAGAGAATAGCCGCCAGACAAGCCGCCCGAGACATGATCCAGAGAGGGACCCTGGTTGTATTCAAGGGAGTTCTCCTGTTGTTGATAAGATGCAGACTTGCCTCATCCATTCCCTTGTCTCTCGGTGGACCCTCATGACTGGGGCATGGTTCAGGGCCAGTTGCGCTCTTAGCTTTTTACATGAAACTCACCTTTCTTCCTAGCTGTTTTGCCGCTGAGCTTCTGTCAAGCGCATTCTTAGACTGACTTTTTTCCAAGGTCCAAAACTCCATCTTCAGTCGAAGCCCCACATCTGCTATCCTCCTGCCCATGGCAAACCTTTCGTTGAATGGCCCAGGGAATGGCGCCGGCGGAACGTCCGGGGGGACCGGCGAATTTATCATCGGCTTCGTCATGGCATGCGTCGGCGGCTACCTGCTGTCCAACCAGGTGAGCATCGTGGGATCCTACTGGAACTTCTGGGGCACGAACTCTTTCGGCGTCACCCTGATCCCCATGCTGCTGGGCGTGGCCATTCTGTTTTTCAACGGCAAGAGCACCATTGGCTGGATTCTCACCGTGGGCGGAGCGCTGTTTATCCTGGCCGGCGTGATCGCCAACATGCATATCTACTTTCAGCAGACCAGCCTGTTCAATGTGATGGTGATGCTGATCCTGCTGGTCGGCGGGCTTGCGCTGATCGCCAAAGGCATCCGCCCGCACGAGAAGGCGCAGAGCGAGTAGCCGCCGTCGCAGATGAGCACGTCATGTTCAGTGAAGCGAATCAGCCCCATGCTGGCCGTGGCCAACATGGAGGAAACAATCGCCTTTTACCAGATGGTGCTTGGATTCACCATCACCCTGCAGTCGCCGAAGTATTCGATCGTGGAACGTGATGGCCAGACCATCCATTTCATGCAAGCCGCGTCAGAAGAAGTCATGCAGTGTGTCCGGGGACACGCGGAGATATACATTGAGTGCGTGGCATCCATTCTCTCTGGGAGCATGTGAAGACATTCCATGATCGCTACCGCATCAGGGACTTGTTTGACCGGGACTACGGGATGACGGAGTTCCACATTGACGATCCCAACCAGTGTCTGGTGTTTGTGGGTGAGAGAACCAGATAACGTGCCGGCCCGCTACCACCCCCCGTTTTCACTGGATTCGCAAGATTAGGGTAAAATCTAAGGTTCGCGTCAAAGAGGGCTCGCAGCAGCGGATTACCTTTGCTCAACGGGCCAATGTGAACGTTTTCTGGGCAGCGGGCGCGCTTGCGGCGCAGGCTTTGCCCGCAACGCTTCACCCTTCACAAAGATAACTTTCAGGAGAAGACTGACTCATGGCGATTCCAGCAACCCAGATGCGCCCGGGGATGATCATCAAGCACAACAATGACCTGCATTCGGTCTTCACCGTGGAGCATCGTACGCCGGGCAACTTGCGCGCGTTCATCCAGGCCAAGCTGCGCAACATCCGCACCGGCGCCATGTTTGAGCACCGCTTCCGCTCCGGCGACCCCATTGAAAAGGTCACGGTGGATGAAATCCCCATGGAGTACCTCTACCAGGACAACGACACCTACTGCTTCATGAACACCGAAAACTACGAGCAGACCCATTTGAATCGCGACGTTCTGGGCGACGCCGTGGATTACCTCACGCCCAACCTGCAGATCCGCGTGGAGTTCTATGACGGCAAAGCCGTGGGGATTGAGCTTCCGCAGACCGTGGTCCTCACCGTGGTGGAGACCGAGCCTGGACTCAAGGCGGCCACCGCGTCCAGCGTGACCAAGCCCGCCAAGACGGAAACCGGACTGATCGTCTATGTGCCGCCGTTCATCAATGAAGGCGAAAAGATCAAAGTGGACACCGCTGAAGGCGCGTATCTGTCGCGCGCATAGCCTGTGATGATTGCCCGCAGCTACATTGTTCGCGGCCGCGTACAGGGCGTAGGGTTCCGCTGGTTCGTGGACCATGAAGCCCGCCAGCTCGGCCTGGCCGGGTGGGTCCGCAACAATATTGACGGCACGGTGGAAGTGCTGGCGATGGGCAGCGCGGAGCAGCACGCGGCATTGCTTAGCAAATTGCAGCGCGGACCGCGGGCTGCGCGCGTGGACGAAGTCCAGCAGCTCCCGGCCGAACCCGTGGCCGGGCTCACAACTTTCCGCATTGAAGGAGCGTGGTAACCATGGCCCACAACTGTGAGCATCTCAAGAAACTTATTCGCGAGGTGCCGGACTTCCCCAAAAAGGGAATCCTTTTTTACGACATCACCACCCTGCTCAAAGACCGGGTCGGCTTTGCCACGCTCATTGACGCGCTCTCAGAGCACTACCTCAACGCCAAGATCGATACCGTCCTGGCCATCGAGGCCCGTGGATTTATTTTTGGCCCGGCGCTGGCTTATCGCCTGAACGCCGGCTTTGTGCCCATCCGCAAACCGGGCAAGCTGCCGGCGGAAACCGTGAAGTGGAGTTACGCCCTGGAATACGGCCAGGACACGCTGGAAATCCACAAAGACGCCATCCGGCCCGGACAGAAAGTCATTATCGTGGACGACTTGCTGGCTACCGGCGGCACCGCCAACGCCTGCGCGCAACTGGCCCGCTCCCTGGGCGCGGAGATCGCCGGCATGGGCTTTGTGGTGGAGCTGGACTTCCTCAACGGCCGCAGAAAGTTCGAAGGCACGGAAATTTTCTCGTTGCTGCATTATGACAAGTAACTGGGTGTTGGCCCCTCAACACTGATATGAACAGACGAACCCTTCTCGCTCACCGACATTGGTTTCTCTTGGCAACGCTCTTTTCCGTGGCCGCCTTCGGGGCTACGCAAGAATTGCCCAGCCCTCAGCAATTGGTCCAGGCGTCGAACAGCGCCACCGATCTCGCCGAGACTGGGCCCTATCGCCTGCAAGCCACGGTAGTGGTCTTTGAGTCGGGAAGAAAAGTAGGAACCGGCCACCTTACCCTTGACCGCGACGGCGACAACGTTCGCGAGGAAATGAGCTTTACCGATTACCAGGAAACCACGGTCATCACGGGCGGCAGGCTTTCTCTGGTGCGCAAGCCGGTGGTGCCTTTGCGCTTCGTGGAGCGGATACGCAAGCTTGACCGCCTTTGGATCATCACGCTGCCGGCTGCGGCCGTTGCCGGAGCAGCCAAGCAACAAACGGTGCACGACTCGCCCGCAATTTGCTTTGATCTGAAGCTGGACAAGCAATCGAGCATGCGCTCTTGCTTTGATCCAGCCAGCAAGTTGCTCATCAGCCATGAAACTAAAACCTTGGCAGACAGCCCTACGGTCCTGTTTTCCGACTACCAGCCGTTCGCCGGCAAGAAATATCCTGCAACAGTTCGCTCTCTCACTCATGCCGGGAAGCCGGTAGTTGAAGCACACGACATTACTTTGACGGCCATGCAGTTTGAGCCCGATCATTTCAAGCCCTTGCCCGGCGGCCTTGAGTACCGCACATGCCGTGATATGCAGCCACCCCGGGTGACCAGCACAGTGGAGCCACATTATCCTCCGTTGGCCCGCCAAGCTCACATCCAGGGTGTTGTCAGCATTCTGGCCATCATCGGGACTGACGGCAAACTAACGCCAACTGAGGTGCTGCGTGGGCATCCCATCCTGGCAAAGGCAAGTCTCGAAGCATTGCGGGAATGGAAATACGTCCCTGCCATGTGCCCTGACGGTCCGGTAGCAACGGAAACCGAGCTCCGGATCGAATTTCACATGATGTGACCGCCTGTGCAAAATCTGCTGGCTTGCGTCGCTCTAAAGATTTACACTCGTGCGCTGCTCCTGCGTATAGGGAAATCAGGGGCCACTGCCTATGAAAACCAAAATCTTCTTGTTCGCGATGGTGAGCGTCATCGTGTGCCTTTTCTTCGCGTCCATGAGCGCCGCCCAGGACGCCGACGCCCGCCAGTTGCTCCAGTCCGCCCATGATGTCTCCGGACTCGCCCCGCTGCTGCCCTATGAACTTCATGCCGTGGTGGTGATCAATCCTGGCGCGCCAAATCAGAAGAAAGGCCAGATCGTCATTTATCGCGACCAGGGCCGCTCGCGCACCGACCTGCAGGTGGAAGACTATCGCGAACTCAAGATCACCCTCGGCGGCAAGCTTTACGTCGCGCGCTCCACTCCCATGCCCATTCCCGGCCTGGGACACCTGGCGGAAACCGACCGCGCCTGGGACCGCATGGCCGAAGACGGCGACGCCAAGCTCAGCGACGTCTCCCACAAGAAGGTCCAGAACATCGCGGCCAATTGTTTTGAAGTGAAAGCCCTGGACAAGCACCGGTTATGTTTTGATCCGGCCCGAAAAGTCCTGCTGCAAAAGCTTGACCAGCACTTTGCCTGGGAGTTCTCTGACTACTCTGCGGTGAGCGGCAGCCAAAATTTGTTCCCGCACAAGATCACCGTACTGGTGGAGCTGGAGAAGTCTGAAAAACCGGTCGTGATCGTGCAGGAAATTGAAGTCCGTCATGTGCGATATCCCGACAACGCCTTTGCCGTGCCCGAGCACTCCCTGGAATTTGAGACCTGCGAAAACCTGCAACCCGCCAAGCCGCTGCAATCGCCGCACCCGGATTTTGGTCAGAGCGTGATCCGCAGAAATTTTGCCGCCGGTCAGGTGAATGTGTACGGCATTGTTGACAAGGAAGGAAAAGTCCAGAAGGTACAAGTGCTCTCTTCCGATGCGGACGTGCAGCAGGCCGTGCGCGAGGCCCTGAAGCAATGGCGCTACTCGCCCGCCATGTGCGGTCCAACTCCGGTGGCTACGGAACGCGAGATTCAGATTCCGTTCTTCGAGTTCGAAGGCCAGGCCAGCGGCCGACGTTCGCGATAAAGACCCGCCCATCGGCGGACAGAGTTCTTTCGGCGCATTGAAATCTGAGACGGCCCTCGGCCTAGAGCGGCTTCACTCCCAGAGCCCGGTCCAGATCGGCCACCTGGTACACTACGCCGTCTTTCACCACGGTTTTCACTTTGTAAATATCGCTGACGTGGGCTGCCGGATCGCCGTCCACCAGAATCACGTCGGCCAGTTTGCCGGGCGCGATGCTGCCCAGCTCTTTGTCGAGCTTCATGACCCGCGCCGCGCCCAGCGTGGCCAGTTGCAGGACTTTGGGAGCGGGAATGCCCGCCGCTTCGTACAGCACCAGTTCGCGATGCAACGAAAA from Terriglobia bacterium harbors:
- a CDS encoding adenine phosphoribosyltransferase, with the translated sequence MAHNCEHLKKLIREVPDFPKKGILFYDITTLLKDRVGFATLIDALSEHYLNAKIDTVLAIEARGFIFGPALAYRLNAGFVPIRKPGKLPAETVKWSYALEYGQDTLEIHKDAIRPGQKVIIVDDLLATGGTANACAQLARSLGAEIAGMGFVVELDFLNGRRKFEGTEIFSLLHYDK
- a CDS encoding D-alanine--D-alanine ligase; the protein is MSKTRVGVLFGGRSGEHEVSLLSAASVLNAINKDKYDVVPIGITKEGRWLAPAHAELLLRGETLRGEAPRGEKPGEHPEAYSRHLRAGDPEATTSAALLARGEAVIVPPSPQAHGLFPFESAAKGGVTREEQGIQVDVIFPVMHGTFGEDGTIQGLLELADIPYVGAGVLGSAAGMDKDVMKKLFAAAGLAIVKHVTVLRAQWEKEPKKVIKEIEKKLKYPVFVKPANLGSSVGISKVHDRKELAPAMDEAARYDRKIVIEEGVGGKKHKARELECSVLGNDEPQASIVGEIVPGAEFYSYDAKYVDEGSKPLIPAPISKKLMKQTQEMAIRAFQAVDCSGLARVDFLMDPKSGRVYLNEINTMPGFTSISMYPKLWAASGLEYPDLIDRLIQLAFERFEEKKKNRYSKA
- a CDS encoding acylphosphatase; its protein translation is MIARSYIVRGRVQGVGFRWFVDHEARQLGLAGWVRNNIDGTVEVLAMGSAEQHAALLSKLQRGPRAARVDEVQQLPAEPVAGLTTFRIEGAW
- a CDS encoding DUF2569 family protein, which encodes MFCARCGQQIPDASELCPLCGREAVLHLPPSSPSDPLAAPHASPQVQPRARVAFGGGPIGVGGWLLFFCITITILSPVAIFSQSAALIRRRGLQTSTGTLIYVARAAYGIVVGIFLWMGHPVAMFLLRIYFAILSFSILIAILFVVLAGLRGANPVAISESAAPVMQLTAYVLIWASYFLKSVRVRNTYGRNL
- a CDS encoding VOC family protein, whose protein sequence is MKRISPMLAVANMEETIAFYQMVLGFTITLQSPKYSIVERDGQTIHFMQAASEEVMQCVRGHAEIYIECVASILSGSM
- a CDS encoding energy transducer TonB, which translates into the protein MATLFSVAAFGATQELPSPQQLVQASNSATDLAETGPYRLQATVVVFESGRKVGTGHLTLDRDGDNVREEMSFTDYQETTVITGGRLSLVRKPVVPLRFVERIRKLDRLWIITLPAAAVAGAAKQQTVHDSPAICFDLKLDKQSSMRSCFDPASKLLISHETKTLADSPTVLFSDYQPFAGKKYPATVRSLTHAGKPVVEAHDITLTAMQFEPDHFKPLPGGLEYRTCRDMQPPRVTSTVEPHYPPLARQAHIQGVVSILAIIGTDGKLTPTEVLRGHPILAKASLEALREWKYVPAMCPDGPVATETELRIEFHMM
- the asnS gene encoding asparagine--tRNA ligase, translating into METTQAPVTTIAELGKHDGQTVTLRGWLYNKRESGKLIFPIFRDGTGVVQGVVPKNQVAPEVFDTLHALTDESSVIVTGKVRADKRAPGGFELDVIGVKVIQRVPEDDPFPIARKEHGIDFLMENRHLWIRTPRQAAILRIRAEIIRAARGYFDDRGYTLTDPPILTPAACEGTSTLFPVKYFEEDAFLTQSGQLYIEATAMALGKVYSFGPTFRAEKSKTRRHLTEFWMVEPEVAYFELHDLMELAENFISHLVQSVLAHRPDDLKTVGRDPAKLENIKPPFPRITYDEAVKMLQEGHAKGLVEHKFEWGGDFGSPDETYLSSQFDKPVMVHRYPTQVKAFYMEPDPQRPELALCVDVLAPEGYGEIIGGSQRIGDYELLRKRIQEHNLPEESFKWYLDLRKYGGVPHSGFGMGIERAVAWICGLEHVRETIPFARTLTRIYP
- a CDS encoding energy transducer TonB, with protein sequence MKTKIFLFAMVSVIVCLFFASMSAAQDADARQLLQSAHDVSGLAPLLPYELHAVVVINPGAPNQKKGQIVIYRDQGRSRTDLQVEDYRELKITLGGKLYVARSTPMPIPGLGHLAETDRAWDRMAEDGDAKLSDVSHKKVQNIAANCFEVKALDKHRLCFDPARKVLLQKLDQHFAWEFSDYSAVSGSQNLFPHKITVLVELEKSEKPVVIVQEIEVRHVRYPDNAFAVPEHSLEFETCENLQPAKPLQSPHPDFGQSVIRRNFAAGQVNVYGIVDKEGKVQKVQVLSSDADVQQAVREALKQWRYSPAMCGPTPVATEREIQIPFFEFEGQASGRRSR
- the efp gene encoding elongation factor P; the encoded protein is MAIPATQMRPGMIIKHNNDLHSVFTVEHRTPGNLRAFIQAKLRNIRTGAMFEHRFRSGDPIEKVTVDEIPMEYLYQDNDTYCFMNTENYEQTHLNRDVLGDAVDYLTPNLQIRVEFYDGKAVGIELPQTVVLTVVETEPGLKAATASSVTKPAKTETGLIVYVPPFINEGEKIKVDTAEGAYLSRA
- the rocF gene encoding arginase, coding for MTTPTANKTETARPVVGDNIAPKKIRILGVPLDLGASRRGVDMGPSAVRVAGLEARLEALGHIVEDGGNVAVAIAEQKKEGDPHAKYLKEITATCTKHADMVAKTLETGKFPLSLGGDHSMAAGTVAGVAEFYRRQNQKIGLIWIDAHADINTPETSPSGNVHGMPLAAILGLGPGDLSNICGFSPKVQPENCVLIGVRDIDAREKENIKKTGVEVYTMRDIDERGMRTITEEALRVAGRGTAGYHVSLDMDWIDPEDAPGVGTPVRGGASYREAHLAMEIIADHGRMVSFEIVEVNPVIDEHNRTADLAVELALSAFGKKIL